A single region of the Mechercharimyces sp. CAU 1602 genome encodes:
- the sspI gene encoding small acid-soluble spore protein SspI, translating into MNFDVRGAVIYNIHEMDKEELSGMIQDSIKEGDEKLLPGLGVVFELVWKNSDEEEKQQLVNVLHQAMPENAKAPL; encoded by the coding sequence ATGAATTTCGATGTGCGAGGCGCTGTCATCTACAACATCCATGAAATGGATAAAGAAGAGCTCTCTGGCATGATACAAGATTCCATCAAAGAGGGAGACGAAAAGCTACTCCCTGGGCTTGGAGTCGTATTTGAATTAGTGTGGAAAAATAGCGATGAAGAAGAAAAACAGCAACTAGTTAACGTTTTACATCAAGCGATGCCTGAAAACGCAAAAGCCCCCTTATAA
- a CDS encoding M42 family metallopeptidase has product MGNERETLKELMRELTETPGPSGNEAPVRKVMEKWVKPYADELTSDGLGSLIARKGSKGPRVMIAGHLDEIGFMVTRITDEGFLKFETLGGWVTHMMLSQRVEVMTDKGIILGVIGSVPPHIMTAEQRKKSFQMSELFIDIGAKDREHAEEMGVRQGDTVVPYSPFTEMNGTDMWLGKAFDNRIGCAVAVEVMRQLQNEALPNALYSVGTVQEEVGCRGARTSAAAIQPDIAFAVDVGIAGDTPGVKADDAPIKVGEGPALVLVDGGHVVHRGLLRFVQQTAEEAGIPVQYEWMNGGATDASYIHLNNSGVPTISISVPTRYIHGHTAMVLKDDIEQVVALLTAVIRKLDEQAVKQILEQ; this is encoded by the coding sequence CCCGGTCCATCTGGAAACGAAGCACCTGTGCGTAAGGTTATGGAAAAATGGGTGAAGCCATATGCAGATGAGTTGACAAGTGATGGTCTGGGAAGTCTGATTGCTCGTAAAGGAAGTAAAGGCCCGCGGGTTATGATAGCAGGACATCTCGACGAAATCGGTTTTATGGTAACTCGCATTACGGATGAAGGATTTCTTAAGTTTGAAACTCTGGGTGGTTGGGTGACCCACATGATGTTGTCACAGCGTGTGGAAGTGATGACGGATAAAGGCATTATCCTAGGTGTGATCGGTTCGGTTCCACCACATATTATGACAGCGGAACAGCGCAAAAAATCATTTCAGATGAGCGAGCTCTTTATTGATATCGGGGCAAAAGATCGTGAGCACGCAGAGGAGATGGGCGTACGTCAAGGGGATACAGTCGTGCCATACTCTCCTTTTACAGAAATGAATGGAACTGACATGTGGCTCGGTAAAGCTTTTGATAACCGCATCGGATGTGCTGTAGCAGTAGAAGTGATGCGTCAATTACAGAATGAAGCTCTCCCTAATGCACTCTATTCAGTAGGCACAGTGCAAGAAGAAGTAGGGTGTCGAGGTGCTCGTACATCAGCAGCCGCTATTCAACCAGATATTGCTTTTGCTGTCGATGTGGGCATTGCCGGTGATACTCCAGGTGTAAAAGCGGACGATGCTCCAATCAAAGTGGGGGAAGGTCCGGCACTGGTGTTGGTTGATGGGGGCCATGTAGTTCATCGAGGTTTATTGCGCTTTGTGCAACAAACAGCGGAAGAAGCGGGTATCCCTGTGCAGTATGAATGGATGAATGGTGGTGCAACGGATGCTAGCTACATTCATTTGAATAACAGTGGTGTGCCTACGATTTCGATCTCTGTACCCACTCGTTATATTCATGGTCACACCGCTATGGTATTAAAGGATGACATTGAGCAAGTGGTCGCATTATTGACAGCTGTTATTCGTAAGCTGGATGAGCAAGCAGTGAAACAGATTTTGGAGCAATAG
- a CDS encoding TrkA family potassium uptake protein: protein MSKQFAVVGLGRFGGSVAKTLHDMGYEVLAIDRDPERVQEYAQIVTHAVEANSTDESALKALGLRNFDVVVVAIGEDIQSSIMTTLLMKESGVSNVVVKARNDLHGKVLYKIGADKVVYPERDMGVRVVHHLISPNILDYIELADDYSIVEIRANEFFAGKTLQELDIRARFGCNVMAIRSGKGFNIAPLADDTIRLGDMLVVIGHNNDLKKLEEKA from the coding sequence ATGAGTAAACAATTTGCTGTAGTCGGTTTGGGGAGATTTGGAGGTAGTGTAGCGAAAACCCTCCATGATATGGGATACGAAGTGCTAGCGATTGATCGTGATCCTGAGCGTGTTCAGGAGTATGCTCAAATTGTGACGCATGCGGTCGAGGCAAATTCGACCGATGAATCAGCGCTAAAAGCACTGGGACTGCGAAATTTTGATGTGGTGGTGGTTGCTATTGGGGAAGATATCCAATCTAGTATTATGACCACCCTATTGATGAAAGAAAGTGGTGTGAGTAACGTCGTGGTGAAGGCACGAAATGATCTTCACGGTAAAGTGCTTTATAAAATTGGAGCAGATAAAGTCGTTTATCCTGAGAGAGATATGGGTGTACGGGTTGTCCATCATCTAATCTCCCCCAATATCTTAGATTATATTGAACTAGCGGACGATTATAGTATTGTGGAGATCCGTGCAAATGAGTTTTTTGCGGGGAAAACATTACAAGAACTAGATATTCGTGCGCGCTTTGGTTGTAACGTGATGGCGATTAGAAGTGGAAAGGGCTTTAATATCGCGCCATTGGCGGATGATACGATTCGCTTAGGAGATATGTTGGTTGTCATTGGGCACAACAATGATCTGAAAAAATTAGAGGAGAAGGCTTAA